TATTAGACATCGGAGGTCAGGAAAAGATGTTCCTTTGGCTTCAGGACTCAAAAGATTGGACACTGATCTATGCCCAACCTAAAGCTCCGTGTGATGTCTATGCAATTTGTGGGCCTTTCACAGTCTGCATCGATAATGAGCTTCCACATTGCAACTGTATAAAGGGCTTCACCGTAACATCACTCGAGGATTGGGAACTGGAAGATCGAACAGATGGATGCTCAAGAAATACTCCAATAGACTGCATTAACAACAAAACCACAACACATTCAACTGATATGTTCTATTCTATGCCATGCGTTAGATTGCCCCCAAATGCCCATAATGTGGAAAGTGTAAAAAGTTCAAGTGAGTGCATGCAAGTTTGCTTAACTAATTGCTCTTGCACTGCTTATTCATTCATCAATGGTGGATGCTCTATTTGGCACAATGAATTGCTTAACATAAGAAAAGATCAATGTAGTGAAAATAGCAATACGGATGGAGAAGCTCTTTACCTACGGCTAGCTACAAAAGAATTTTATAGTGCAGGCGTTGATAGTAGAGGAATGGTTATTGGACTTGCTATTTTTGCAAGTTTTGCTTTATTATGTTTGCTACCACTAATCCTACTACTGGTGAGACGGAGTAAAACTAAGTTCTCAGGTGACAGATTGAAAGATTCCCAGTTTTGCAATGGAATTATTTCATTTGAATACATTGATTTGCAACGTGCAACTACAAATTTCATGGAGAGACTTGGAGGAGGTAGCTTTGGTTCTGTATTTAGGGGGTCTCTAAGTGATTCCACAACAATAGCAGTGAAAAGGCTTGACCATGCATGCCAAATTCCACAAGGAGATAAGCAGTTTAGGGCTGAAGTGAGCTCAATTGGAACCATTCAACACATCAATTTAGTTAAATTGATCGGCTTCTGTTGTGAGGGTGGCAGAAGATTGCTTGTTTATGAGCACATGTCAAATCGTTCTCTCGATCTCCAATTATTTCAGAGCAATACTACAATATCCTGGAATACTAGGTATCAAATAGCCATTGGAATTGCTAGAGGATTGTCTTACTTACACGAAAGCTGTCAAGATTGTATCATACATTGTGATATTAAACCAGAAAACATCCTTCTAGATGATTTATTCATTCCAAAAATTGCTGATTTTGGTATGGCAAAGCTTTTGGGAAGGGATTTTAGCCGAGTTTTGACAACGGTGAGAGGAACTGCAGGTTACCTTGCACCTGAATGGATTAGTGGTGTTCCTATAACACCAAAAGTCGATGTTTATAGCTATGGGATGGTCTTGCTAGAAATAATATCAGGAAGAAGGAACTCATATACCTCATCTCCTTGTGTTGGTGACCATGATGATTATTTTCCAGTGCTTGTGGTCCGTAAGCTTCTTGATGGAGATATATGTGGTTTGGTTGATTATAGATTACATGGTGACATCAACATAAAAGAGGCCGAAACAGCTTGCAAGGTTGCGTGTTGGTGCATTCAGGATAATGAGTTTAATCGACCAACAATGGATGAAGTGGTTCATATTCTCGAGGGTCTAGTTGAAATTGACATACCCCCGATGCCGAGGCTACTTGAAGCAATTGTAGCTGGAAGCTC
This window of the Oryza sativa Japonica Group chromosome 4, ASM3414082v1 genome carries:
- the LOC107276012 gene encoding G-type lectin S-receptor-like serine/threonine-protein kinase At2g19130, giving the protein MALLIFVVLLFALSIPASSATIDTISIGTALAKNDKLVSENRRYALGFFETQRKASQKTSKWYLGIWFNQVPKLNPAWVANRDKPIDDPTSVELTIFHDGNLAILNQSTKSIVWSTQANITANNTVATLLNSGNLILTNLSNSLEVFWQSFDYPTDTFFPGAKLGWDKVTGLNRQIISWKNSIDPATGSYCKELDPSGVDQYLLLPLNSSTPYWSTGAWNGDYFSSILEMKSHTIFNSSFVDNDQEKYFRYDLLDERTVSRQILDIGGQEKMFLWLQDSKDWTLIYAQPKAPCDVYAICGPFTVCIDNELPHCNCIKGFTVTSLEDWELEDRTDGCSRNTPIDCINNKTTTHSTDMFYSMPCVRLPPNAHNVESVKSSSECMQVCLTNCSCTAYSFINGGCSIWHNELLNIRKDQCSENSNTDGEALYLRLATKEFYSAGVDSRGMVIGLAIFASFALLCLLPLILLLVRRSKTKFSGDRLKDSQFCNGIISFEYIDLQRATTNFMERLGGGSFGSVFRGSLSDSTTIAVKRLDHACQIPQGDKQFRAEVSSIGTIQHINLVKLIGFCCEGGRRLLVYEHMSNRSLDLQLFQSNTTISWNTRYQIAIGIARGLSYLHESCQDCIIHCDIKPENILLDDLFIPKIADFGMAKLLGRDFSRVLTTVRGTAGYLAPEWISGVPITPKVDVYSYGMVLLEIISGRRNSYTSSPCVGDHDDYFPVLVVRKLLDGDICGLVDYRLHGDINIKEAETACKVACWCIQDNEFNRPTMDEVVHILEGLVEIDIPPMPRLLEAIVAGSSNPTCTSSSFFGSIRESL